In Candidatus Obscuribacterales bacterium, a single window of DNA contains:
- a CDS encoding type II secretion system protein GspG, translating to MKHHSHRLQSRRARAGFTLLEMVIVLGIIAMIMGGAIFAMRGIGEGAKPTRAKGDMQTYLNALSLYKTNKNRYPTTSEGLNALLSHGVTKIVKDPWDRDYIYRYPGKIDSSMPEIISLGKDGKEGTEDDISSQKDLNP from the coding sequence ATGAAACATCATTCCCATCGTCTCCAAAGTCGCCGTGCACGGGCCGGCTTCACCCTGCTTGAGATGGTCATCGTGCTTGGCATCATCGCGATGATCATGGGTGGCGCGATCTTCGCCATGCGCGGTATTGGTGAGGGCGCCAAACCCACCCGGGCCAAGGGCGACATGCAGACCTACCTCAATGCACTCAGCCTGTACAAAACCAACAAGAACCGCTATCCGACCACCAGCGAAGGCCTCAATGCGCTTCTCTCACACGGTGTGACCAAGATCGTCAAGGATCCCTGGGATCGCGATTACATCTACCGCTATCCCGGCAAGATCGATTCATCGATGCCCGAGATCATCAGTCTAGGCAAGGACGGCAAGGAGGGCACCGAGGATGACATCAGCAGCCAAAAAGATCTCAATCCGTAA